ACTACATGATACTtaatcattttgaaattagGATTTTACCGATACGCTCTCTTCCAAATGTTCGAAATCGTATCCATTAGAATGTCCAACGGTGACTTCAACCCCAATGCCATTAATTTCGTCGTTACGGGGCCATTCTGCTTGTTCCAATTGCTCGTGCTGATGATGCCCATGATGCAAATGATGATCCCTATATGTATTGTGATCGTGATGTTCGAATTGTCCCtcttttgtaatattatcTTCACGCTCATTGACATCATCTGCAGCGACATCCCCTTCCATCTGCACCTCTACACCAGAAACATCAACTCCAATATCTGCACCGACATCAGCACTCACATCCACAGCTTCAACACCGTTCCCGTAGTCTACTGCATTTCTCCTAGCTTGTGCCtgtgcttcttcttctgcggTAGCCTGCTCAATCCATGGTAACAACTTCGACTCAATTTTACTCTCGATATATCCATTTCCGTTTTGTTTGTTCGGGCTACTACTCGTCACCACATCCGACCAAGGCATCTCATTCGCATGTCCATCCGTTATCTTGTCCCTAACATTCACACTATTggcatcaatatcattacCATTCCATACGCTCTGCGTTTGTTTCTCCTCCTGTGTATCATTGGACCAAGCGTGCTTATTGGAAGGTTCAATATTCGTACTTGTGTCTGGCCAAGCCAACCCCTTATTTTCCTCACTTTGTTCCCAGGGGGTACTAGCCGGCACCGAATAATTTGCCCACGCTGGGTCCGCATCGAAGGATTCATTGGCCTCCACAGGATTGACTGGTATATGGCCATAATACTGGGCGTTCACATCCCCATAAGCTCCTATATTAATCCCTGCAGGATTGTTAAGGAAATTATCAATTTGGTTCGTATGATCAGTTTCGTTTACTAGTGTAGATTCGCTGTCAACAGTTGCATGAGAAACGAAACTAATGTTTTCATTGGACATGTCGTAATGCTGAGTAGGGTATGTATAGCCCGTTGTATCGAAGGGAGATTGAAGACTGGCTGTGTGTGGAGGGGTAGCAAGGCCTTGGACAAAGGAGTCGAGAAGATTAGGTTgctggagatgaagaggtgATTCAGGCCAGGAATTATAGTGTTCAAGGTTAGGAAGATTTTGTTGAGGGTGTGGCGGTGGTGACATGCACATGTGGCGTGGTGGAGCGGGGTCGACATATCGCCAGGTGGTGTCATTTCCCTCTCCAATGCGAGCTTTATGAAATGTCCAGATGAGAATAGCTCGACGGATAAATGGCATTCGTTCACCGGCTGAAGACTGTAGCTCTTGATACATTGAGATTTGATCAACGTATTCTCGAATGGAGTTTGAGGAACGACTTAATCCATTCCCACCATACGATTGTGAAAGACgtttcttttcaatctcaaaatgaaGGTTCATGAGCTGTGTGAATGTGTATGCCCAAGTCTCAGCAGGTATGGCGACTTTGATTCGGGTCTCGCTATCAGACATTCCAAGGACAGTCATTGGCAACGCCGTGCCTTCCAAAACAGGATCTCTGGTAGGGTCACCGTATAGAACCGCGGGCTTAATTAAGCTTGTCACAGACTGCCATTTAGATCCAGCAAAATCCTTGCCAGGTATGGACACCTCCAATCGAGTCAACAGCTCACTATTATCCGGAGCGTGAGTTTTCATCAGATCCAACGACACATCCATATGAATGATATCGCAGTTCAGATCGTTGGTAGAATGCAATTGTGCCAAGTGAGGGAACTTTTGTCGCCAGTGAAGGATTGATTCAAGACTTCCACGGGGCTTCGATGACGACAAACCCGAGTATCTATGAAGTACTAGACCATCTCGTCGGAGATCTTGTTCGGTTTTCATGACCCCATTTCGTTCATTTGGTACAGCAAATGGTGTCATGAGCAACCAAAATGCAGCAGGCCTCATAGGATGATGATTGCTGAGTATTATTTGATTGAGTCCATCATATTGATCGTGGCGTTTACTGGGTAGTCGACCTTGCGAGAGTGCTATAAGTGTAGGGTCCTTCTTGAATGAATCCTCGAAACCATTCTTGGGACCCTTATTGGGAGGAAAAAGACGTTGGTCTGAGAAGGATTAGACTATATTTCAGATAGCTCGCTGTAGACTTCTTACATAGTGCAGGATGAGGGGTCAAGAACCCTTTTAAAACCTGAATGTGACTAGAGACCTGCTTCCTTGTGCGCATCATTGTTGGATCTGGACGTTGACCCGGAGGAAGCGTATTCTTGTATGCGATCCAAAGATATTCTTTGATGAGCTCATTCCGACCATGAGGTTTGCCCCTGAAGGAAAATTTTCGTCTTCCCATAAAAGGGATAGCAAGAAGAGCTTGAATTCGTCAGTTGCTATTCCATATTGATGACGCTAACTCTACTAACCATCAAGAAATGCATCCTCAAGAACAACCGGCCACTTCGAGTCACCTTGGGTGTTTCCATCCCGATTTGCTCGAGCTCGGTATGCTTGATACTGAGGTGAATCAACTATAGGGTTGCGGGTACTATGTCTATTAAAACGTTGTTGCCGGTTGTGCTGCTTTCGAAGTTCTAGGGCACTGCTGGCGGGCAGGCGCAGAGGCTGGGATGGCAGAGTAGGCATAGAATACATTGACCTCTCTTGGCCTCTCATGTTATGTCTCTTATTATCATGATATATACTTCCCGACGCCAGGTCGTGAAGCTGAGCGTTACCTGCAGAATCCGAAAGAGGCTCTTTGAGCCTTGACAGCCCACTGGAATCGTCCAGTTGAAGCTGCTGCGATGTGTATCCCGATGGCAAAATATTACGAGAATACTCCATCGACTAGATGGTGTAATCTAGGTTCGAGAATGCTTCGACGGGTTCGAAATTCCAGTCAATGAAGCATTTGCACCCGAATTCAAGGTAGGCTGTGTAGGAAAAATGCGTATTTTCTCGACGAAGAATCAAGATTACAGCAAAAAATGTTTGGAGGAATGGCAGTGGAAAGCTTAGAATGAAGTTGCACAAGGGAATGTCAACAGATTAAGAATGAAGTAGGAGATGCCCTGTCGGCTTATTAAGGAAGCGAAGTAGATTGAATGTATATGGCTAGGATGCAGGGCTGTTTCAATGGGGATCAGCCAGATCTACCTTCATTGATAGCTCATGTAAACGTTTGCAAACGCCACAAAGCTTGCAGAGCTCAAAGACCAAAATAGCCCCACCTCTGATCTCACAGACGTAAGGAAATCAGGTTGCGGGGAAAGTCACAACAACGTGAGGAATGCTTCATTTGCGCGAGCATGTAATTTCCTCAGTACCATTATTTCTAGAGCCTACGAGTATAATTGTGATGAACACTCCAAGCACAATAGCGAATGGGAGGTaaataatcattatatacAATGATGGTAATCCTCATCTTTGTGTGGCGCCCACCTAGGACAGAGAGAACTTGATGAGATGACAAAACCATCTTTAAAAGCACCTTTAAACTTACTGCAACAAATAATGCCTATCGTGCTGAATAGCAGACCACCGATaattagatttgaaaaaatcgTTTCCCTTCCATTCAATTATGAAAGGGTTTCAATAGAGGGTTACCTGTGCAGGGGTGCCATTGAATTATTTGTGTGTAGCTTCGGCAAGGGAGATGGACGCTTGCCATTTTGGCGAACAATATATCCAGGGAATTTGATCTTCGTAGAATATTcgaattattgataaatacCTACAATAAGTTTCCTCAATCCAGATCCGCATCGTTGccttcaatattgaattttttgcGGCCTCCCCCAGTAAGGTTTTGTAAGGCAACTTTGTTGACTTGAGATCCAACTTTCTTCTGcattttttcaatctcttcttctgcgtCAACAGTTTCTTCGGAAGCGAAGTCAATTACCAGACGACGGCCAAGAAGATGAGTATCCTTGAGGGCCTCTAGTGCATTCTCCGCTTCACGAGCCGTAATGAAGTCTGCAAAAGCGAAACCACGTGTTGAGTGATCGAATTTCTTGGGCATGCGCACCGATCGGAGCTGCCCATACGTACCGAATAGTTTTCGAATATCCGATTTGGAAGCTTCGAACGGTAAATTCTTAACAATGAGTTTCGTACGTTTGCCTGCCAACTTCTTAGCTCtgtcttctttccttttctcctcaGCAGCATCAGCTCCTTTGTGAGATGCCTTAACCAGCAGTTTATGATTGTCAAGTGTGTATCCATCCATTGCCTTGATTGCCGCCTGTGCTTGGGATTTGGTCCTGAACTCAATGAAGCCAAAACCCATGCTAAGAACTTGGCCAGGTTTCTTTGGATCCGTCTTTGTATTAACGCGTGCCGATAAAAAGCCATCAAGGGGCTTGAAAATTTCTGTGAGACGTTGACTGGTAGTGCTGAAGTTAAGATTACGGACGAATAAGGTAGTTGTATCCACATTTTCAACGCCACTGTCTCTTTCGAGCAGATCAGATGTTGATAATTTAGGATCTGCTGCGTTGTCCGCATTCCTGTTGATTGTTGCCACTGGTTGAGCAGGTGGAGGCCCTGTGAAAAGGTCCTTGGGCGCCTTTTCTAGGAAAAGTACAGTATCCTTCATACGTCGATACGCAAGGCTTGCAAATGCCGCTCTTGCGTGTGTTGGCTGTGCGAACTCAACAATTGCGATCGTACCAGTCGGGGGCATAAGAACACGAATAACCTGCCCAAATTCTTCGAACATCTTCCGGAGTTCTTCCAGAGTCATGCCATAGGTAAAGTTCTTGACTAAAATGGCTGTATCACCACGCTCACGTTTCTTGAACGCATCAAGATCAACTCCATTGTTCGCAAAGTACGATTTAGTTTCTTGGATGACCGAAGTCTCAGCAATGGCCTGCTTAACTCCAGCATCTGCCGAAGTTGGGTCAAGAAGCTCGGATTTCGATACTCCCAAACGTTCAGCCACCGATGAATTGACTGCATCTTGATTCATGTACAAAGAGTTCCAATTGAATGTGCTCGAGGAAGAATCGGCTTTTTTCTTGAGAAGTCTTTGCTTCTTTAAGGGAAGCTTTGCTATTGCAAATTCGTCGAGCTTGTTGTCTCGTTTAGCTGCAGCAGGTAATATGTGCAGTAACCTTCCTTGGAAAGGCTCGCCATCAACATTGTGATATGCTTCAGCAGCAGCATTTGGATCTGTGTATTGAACAAGAACAAATCCTTTACTAGCACCTTTGGCATCTACTGGCAAGTGTATCTAAACGTTTGGTCAGTGAGCTCTActaaaacaaatcaaaacagGC
The Botrytis cinerea B05.10 chromosome 5, complete sequence DNA segment above includes these coding regions:
- the Bcmrd1 gene encoding Bcmrd1, with amino-acid sequence MASSRIFIKGLPPNITEDEFKTHFGAKQEITDAKLISHRRIGYIGYKTPEEAAKAVKYFNKSFVRMSKIGVEIARPISDASLPISRKAQREQERENNKLRQLKQEADAKVSESLNTGTKRKRSDVDIADPKLQEFMEVMQPASKSNANMWKAGTMDADMEEPPTKLQAIEVPEEESDDEYQSVPNKAKKAPANPIEAKAPVTPIPSTVVADNANQADEAMVDAPSNDVEATDDDWLRSHTNRLLDIVDPEDIIPKTQNLDVNDVEEVVAGETGPKAAVGDMAVDEAEAVEEQAENSPSELDATLETIKASGRLFVRNLPYSATEDDLRKHFEQYGTLEEIHLPVDAKGASKGFVLVQYTDPNAAAEAYHNVDGEPFQGRLLHILPAAAKRDNKLDEFAIAKLPLKKQRLLKKKADSSSSTFNWNSLYMNQDAVNSSVAERLGVSKSELLDPTSADAGVKQAIAETSVIQETKSYFANNGVDLDAFKKRERGDTAILVKNFTYGMTLEELRKMFEEFGQVIRVLMPPTGTIAIVEFAQPTHARAAFASLAYRRMKDTVLFLEKAPKDLFTGPPPAQPVATINRNADNAADPKLSTSDLLERDSGVENVDTTTLFVRNLNFSTTSQRLTEIFKPLDGFLSARVNTKTDPKKPGQVLSMGFGFIEFRTKSQAQAAIKAMDGYTLDNHKLLVKASHKGADAAEEKRKEDRAKKLAGKRTKLIVKNLPFEASKSDIRKLFGTYGQLRSVRMPKKFDHSTRGFAFADFITAREAENALEALKDTHLLGRRLVIDFASEETVDAEEEIEKMQKKVGSQVNKVALQNLTGGGRKKFNIEGNDADLD